A DNA window from Enterobacter cloacae subsp. cloacae ATCC 13047 contains the following coding sequences:
- the flgL gene encoding flagellar hook-associated protein FlgL, whose product MRISTQMMYDQNMRGITDSQSKWLSYGEQMSTGKRVNRPSDDPIAASQAVVLSQSQSQNSQFALARTFATQKVSLEDNVLSQVNAAITSAKEKLVNAGNGTLSDDDRLSLASDLQGIRDQLMNLANSADGNGRYIFAGYKTEAPPFDSVTGDYNGGTQAISQQVDTARNMVISHTGQQIFESITSNAKELPGGGYGETNMFKILDSAISALKVPVDNDSAAAEVQNKAISDAQIGITNTQNNVLTVVADVGTKMNELEKLDNLGDDRALGQTQQMSDLVDVDWNSAISSYIMQQAALQASYKAFSDMQGMSLFQLNK is encoded by the coding sequence ATGCGTATTAGCACCCAGATGATGTACGACCAGAACATGCGGGGAATCACCGATTCCCAGAGTAAGTGGCTGAGCTACGGTGAACAAATGTCCACCGGTAAGCGTGTTAACCGTCCGTCGGACGATCCTATTGCGGCGTCGCAGGCGGTTGTGTTGTCACAATCTCAATCCCAGAATAGCCAGTTTGCCCTGGCGAGAACATTCGCCACGCAAAAAGTCTCTCTGGAAGATAACGTGCTGAGCCAGGTTAACGCGGCAATTACCAGTGCGAAAGAGAAACTCGTTAACGCAGGAAATGGCACGTTAAGTGATGACGATCGTCTGTCACTGGCGAGTGACTTGCAGGGTATCCGCGATCAGCTGATGAACCTGGCAAACTCAGCGGATGGTAATGGTCGGTATATTTTTGCTGGCTATAAGACCGAAGCGCCACCGTTTGATTCCGTTACCGGTGATTACAACGGGGGAACTCAGGCCATCTCTCAGCAGGTTGATACCGCCCGTAATATGGTGATTAGCCACACTGGTCAGCAGATCTTCGAAAGTATTACCAGTAACGCCAAAGAACTGCCTGGCGGCGGTTATGGCGAGACGAATATGTTCAAGATCCTCGACTCGGCGATTTCCGCGCTCAAGGTTCCTGTTGATAACGACTCTGCGGCGGCGGAAGTGCAGAACAAAGCGATTTCTGATGCACAGATCGGCATCACCAATACCCAGAACAATGTCCTTACCGTCGTGGCGGATGTGGGTACCAAGATGAACGAACTGGAAAAACTCGATAACCTGGGCGATGACCGTGCGCTGGGGCAGACTCAGCAGATGAGCGATTTGGTCGATGTTGACTGGAACAGTGCCATTTCTTCTTACATTATGCAGCAGGCTGCCTTGCAGGCGTCCTATAAAGCGTTTAGCGATATGCAGGGTATGTCGCTGTTCCAGTTGAACAAATAA
- the flgK gene encoding flagellar hook-associated protein FlgK: MSSLINSAMSGLSAAQAALNTVSNNISSYNVAGYTRQTTVLGASNSTLTGGGWVGNGVYVSGVQREYDAFITNQLRAAQTQSSGLTTRYQQMSKIDDVLSDSTNSLSTTLQDFFKSLQTLVSNAEDPAARQTVLGKADGLVNQFKTNDQYLRDQDSQVNTAIASSVEQINNYAKQIANLNDQISRLTGVGAGSSPNDLLDQRDQLVSELNQIVGVEVAVQDGGTYNVSFGNGYSLVQGSKANQLAAVKSSADPTRTTIAYSDEVSGNVEIPEKMVTTGSLGGLFTFRSEDLDKARNNLNQLALAFADAMNKQHEAGFDANGDAGGKLFDFGSPAVVTNSRNTGTAAMTATVADSTKVQATDYKLQFNGTDWTITRSDKTSFTMAPDASGNLSFDGLSVNVTGSANAKDSFIVKPVSDVIVNMELKFKDESKLAMASASNGGESDNRNGQKLLDLQNSKVVGGNKTFNDAYASLVSTVGSSTAALKTSSETKANVATQLTKQQQSISGVNLDEEYGNLQRYQQYYLANAQVLQTASTLFDAIINIR, encoded by the coding sequence ATGTCCAGTTTGATTAACAGCGCCATGAGTGGCCTCAGTGCTGCTCAGGCGGCACTCAATACCGTCAGTAATAACATTTCAAGCTATAACGTGGCAGGTTACACCCGCCAGACGACCGTGCTGGGTGCGTCTAACAGCACGCTGACCGGCGGTGGCTGGGTGGGCAACGGGGTGTATGTGTCTGGTGTGCAGCGTGAATATGATGCTTTCATCACCAACCAACTGCGCGCCGCGCAAACGCAGAGTAGCGGTCTGACGACGCGCTATCAGCAGATGTCAAAAATTGACGATGTGCTCTCTGATTCCACCAACTCACTTTCGACGACGCTTCAGGATTTCTTTAAAAGCCTGCAAACGCTGGTGAGCAACGCGGAAGACCCGGCCGCAAGACAGACGGTGCTGGGAAAAGCGGATGGTCTGGTCAATCAGTTTAAAACGAACGACCAGTATCTTCGCGATCAGGATTCTCAGGTTAATACCGCCATCGCTTCAAGCGTTGAGCAGATCAACAACTACGCAAAACAGATTGCGAATCTGAACGATCAGATTTCCCGTCTTACCGGCGTAGGGGCCGGTTCATCGCCAAATGACCTGCTGGATCAGCGCGATCAGCTGGTGAGTGAGCTGAACCAAATTGTGGGTGTTGAAGTGGCTGTTCAGGACGGTGGCACCTATAACGTCTCCTTTGGAAACGGTTACAGCCTGGTGCAGGGGAGCAAAGCAAACCAGTTAGCTGCGGTGAAATCCAGCGCCGATCCGACCCGGACGACTATCGCCTACAGCGATGAGGTGTCCGGCAACGTCGAAATTCCCGAGAAAATGGTCACCACCGGTTCGCTGGGGGGCTTGTTTACGTTCCGCTCAGAAGATCTGGATAAAGCGCGTAACAACCTCAACCAGCTGGCACTGGCCTTTGCGGACGCGATGAATAAGCAGCATGAAGCCGGGTTTGATGCCAATGGCGATGCCGGTGGCAAGCTGTTCGACTTTGGTTCGCCAGCCGTGGTAACCAACAGTCGCAATACCGGTACGGCCGCAATGACGGCCACTGTGGCAGACAGCACCAAAGTGCAGGCCACCGATTATAAGCTGCAGTTTAACGGCACCGACTGGACTATCACCCGTTCGGATAAAACCAGCTTCACCATGGCCCCGGACGCAAGTGGCAATCTCTCCTTTGATGGCCTGAGCGTCAACGTGACCGGTAGCGCGAACGCCAAAGACAGTTTCATCGTCAAGCCTGTTTCTGATGTCATCGTCAATATGGAGCTCAAGTTCAAAGATGAGTCCAAACTGGCTATGGCATCCGCAAGCAACGGCGGCGAGAGCGACAACCGCAATGGCCAAAAACTGCTCGATCTGCAAAACAGTAAGGTTGTTGGCGGCAATAAGACTTTCAACGATGCCTATGCTTCCCTTGTCAGTACGGTCGGCAGCTCAACCGCCGCGCTGAAAACCAGCAGCGAAACGAAAGCGAATGTGGCGACGCAACTGACTAAGCAGCAGCAGTCCATCTCTGGGGTAAACCTCGACGAAGAGTATGGCAACCTGCAGCGCTATCAGCAGTATTACCTTGCCAATGCGCAGGTTTTACAAACTGCCAGCACGCTTTTTGATGCAATTATCAATATTCGCTAA
- the flgJ gene encoding flagellar assembly peptidoglycan hydrolase FlgJ, whose amino-acid sequence MLTDSKLLTSAAWDAQSLNELKTQAGKDPAANIRPVARQVEGMFVQMMLKSMRETLPKDGMFSSDSTRLYTSMYDQQIAQQMTAGKGLGLADMIVKQTEAAQGIQPKDEPQQVPMKFDLQTVTSYQNQALKQMVRKAIPKATVSSDEPLSGDSKDFLAQLSLPARLASEQSGVPHHLILAQAALESGWGQRQIRKENGEPSFNIFGVKANASWKGPTTEITTTEYENGAAVKIKAKFRVYSSYLEALSDYVGLLSRNPRYAAVTQAATPEQGAQALQNAGYATDPNYARKLTSMIQQLKSMGEKVSKAYSTDIENLF is encoded by the coding sequence ATGCTGACCGATAGCAAACTGTTGACCAGCGCGGCCTGGGATGCCCAGTCGCTTAACGAACTGAAAACCCAGGCAGGCAAAGACCCGGCGGCGAATATCCGCCCGGTCGCCCGCCAGGTGGAGGGGATGTTTGTACAGATGATGCTGAAGAGCATGCGTGAAACCCTGCCTAAAGACGGCATGTTCAGCAGTGATTCAACGCGCCTGTATACCAGCATGTATGACCAACAGATTGCTCAGCAGATGACCGCCGGTAAAGGGCTCGGTCTGGCTGACATGATAGTCAAACAGACCGAAGCCGCGCAGGGGATCCAGCCGAAGGATGAGCCGCAGCAGGTGCCGATGAAGTTCGACCTGCAAACGGTGACCAGCTATCAGAACCAGGCGCTGAAGCAAATGGTGCGTAAAGCGATACCGAAGGCGACGGTGAGCAGCGATGAGCCGCTCTCCGGCGACAGCAAAGACTTCCTGGCACAGCTTTCGCTGCCGGCCCGTCTTGCCAGTGAACAGAGTGGGGTACCACATCACCTGATTCTGGCCCAGGCCGCGCTGGAATCGGGCTGGGGTCAGCGCCAGATCCGTAAAGAAAACGGCGAGCCGAGCTTCAACATCTTTGGCGTGAAGGCGAATGCCAGCTGGAAGGGGCCGACAACGGAGATCACCACCACCGAATATGAAAACGGAGCGGCGGTGAAGATCAAAGCAAAATTCCGCGTTTACAGCTCTTATCTGGAAGCGTTGTCCGATTATGTAGGCCTGTTGAGCCGCAACCCGCGTTATGCCGCCGTTACGCAGGCGGCTACGCCTGAGCAGGGTGCGCAGGCCCTGCAAAATGCGGGCTATGCCACCGACCCGAACTATGCGCGTAAGCTCACCAGCATGATTCAGCAGCTTAAATCGATGGGCGAGAAAGTCAGCAAAGCCTATAGCACAGATATCGAAAATCTGTTCTGA
- a CDS encoding flagellar basal body P-ring protein FlgI → MFKSIFAVALMLVATFAQADRIRDLTSVQGVRENSLIGYGLVVGLDGTGDQTTQTPFTTQSLNNMLSQLGITVPAGTNMQLKNVAAVMVTASYPAFARQGQTIDVVVSSMGNAKSLRGGTLLMTPLKGVDSQVYALAQGNILVGGAGASAGGSSVQVNQLNGGRITNGAIIERELPTQFGAGNTINLQLNNEDFTMAQQIADTINRSRGYGSATALDARTVQIRTSTGGSNQVRMLADIQNMEVNVPVQDAKVIINSRTGSVVMNREVSLDSCAVAQGNLSVTVNRSANVSQPDTPFGGGQTVVTPQTQIDLRQSGGSLQSVRSSANLNSVVRALNALGATPMDLMSILQSMQSAGCLRAKLEII, encoded by the coding sequence ATGTTTAAATCGATCTTCGCCGTGGCGCTGATGCTGGTGGCAACATTTGCCCAGGCTGACCGCATTCGCGATCTCACCAGCGTTCAGGGCGTGCGTGAAAACTCCCTCATTGGCTATGGTCTGGTGGTTGGCCTGGATGGCACGGGTGACCAGACCACCCAGACGCCATTCACCACCCAGAGCTTGAACAACATGCTGTCCCAGCTCGGTATCACCGTACCGGCGGGCACCAACATGCAGTTGAAAAACGTGGCGGCGGTAATGGTAACCGCTTCCTACCCGGCGTTTGCGCGTCAGGGGCAGACCATCGATGTGGTGGTTTCCTCCATGGGTAACGCCAAAAGCCTGCGCGGCGGTACGCTGCTGATGACTCCGCTGAAAGGGGTGGATAGCCAGGTTTATGCCCTGGCGCAGGGTAACATTCTGGTGGGCGGCGCGGGGGCCTCTGCAGGCGGCAGCAGCGTGCAGGTCAACCAGCTGAACGGCGGGCGTATCACTAACGGTGCAATCATTGAGCGTGAACTGCCGACCCAGTTCGGCGCGGGGAATACCATCAACCTGCAGCTGAACAACGAAGATTTCACCATGGCGCAGCAGATCGCCGACACCATCAACCGCAGCCGCGGCTATGGCAGTGCGACGGCGCTGGACGCCCGTACCGTGCAGATCCGCACCTCAACGGGCGGCAGCAACCAGGTGCGCATGCTGGCCGATATCCAGAACATGGAAGTGAATGTCCCTGTTCAGGATGCCAAAGTGATCATCAACTCCCGTACCGGTTCGGTGGTGATGAACCGTGAAGTGTCGCTGGACAGTTGCGCCGTGGCGCAGGGTAACCTCTCGGTAACGGTCAACCGCTCCGCCAACGTCAGCCAGCCGGATACCCCGTTTGGTGGTGGGCAGACGGTGGTAACGCCGCAAACCCAGATCGATTTGCGTCAGAGCGGGGGCTCGCTGCAGAGCGTACGCTCCAGTGCCAACCTCAACAGCGTGGTGCGTGCCCTGAATGCCCTGGGGGCAACGCCGATGGATCTGATGTCTATTCTGCAATCCATGCAAAGTGCGGGCTGTCTGCGCGCCAAACTGGAAATCATCTGA
- the flgH gene encoding flagellar basal body L-ring protein FlgH, with the protein MQKNAAFRYPILTVLAVTLSGCAWIPSKPLVQGATTAQPVPGPAPVVNGSIFQTAQPINYGYQPLFEDRRPRNVGDTLTIVLQENVSASKSSSANASRDGKTNFGFDTVPRYLQGLFGNARADVEASGGNTFNGKGGANASNTFSGTLTVTVDQVLVNGNLHVVGEKQIAINQGTEFIRFSGVVNPRTISGTNTVPSTQVADARIEYVGNGYINEAQNMGWLQRFFLNLSPM; encoded by the coding sequence ATGCAAAAAAACGCGGCGTTTCGTTATCCGATTCTGACTGTTCTGGCCGTCACCCTTAGCGGATGTGCCTGGATCCCGTCTAAACCATTGGTCCAGGGTGCGACGACCGCCCAACCCGTTCCTGGCCCTGCGCCAGTGGTGAACGGCTCCATTTTCCAGACCGCGCAGCCGATCAACTATGGTTATCAGCCGCTGTTTGAAGACCGTCGCCCGCGTAACGTCGGCGATACCCTGACCATTGTGCTGCAGGAGAACGTCAGCGCGAGCAAGAGCTCGTCGGCGAATGCCAGCCGCGATGGCAAAACCAATTTTGGCTTCGATACCGTACCGCGCTATCTGCAGGGACTCTTCGGTAATGCACGTGCGGATGTTGAGGCGTCTGGCGGCAATACCTTTAACGGTAAAGGTGGCGCGAACGCCAGCAATACCTTCAGCGGCACGCTGACGGTAACGGTTGACCAGGTGCTGGTTAACGGCAATTTACATGTGGTGGGTGAAAAACAGATCGCCATTAACCAGGGCACTGAATTCATTCGCTTCTCCGGTGTGGTTAACCCTCGCACCATCAGCGGCACCAACACCGTTCCGTCCACCCAGGTGGCGGATGCGCGCATTGAGTACGTCGGTAACGGCTATATCAACGAAGCGCAAAATATGGGCTGGCTGCAGCGCTTCTTCCTTAATTTATCGCCGATGTAA